The window tataatgtcCTTTTAAAatagtgtttgtttctgtttccgGACGTCTTTCTTTAAGTGGAACTTTAACTTCTTGTCTGTTAAACAACATCCAGCTGTGTAACAGGATTATTGTTTAACATGAAAAGCGGTTACAAAACAGAACTAGGTTAGTTAGTTAACTAACAAGGTTTTTCTAGTATTTATGCCAATCAATGTGATTTTCAACACGTCCTAAAACTAATTACTGGTAGTTCACAGCTCACAGGGACAGCGGTGGACACTTTAGTTCAGACCTGGACATTTTACGGCCCGCGGGCCACATCCGGCCCTTAGGGCATCCCTGTCCGGCCCCCGTCAGGTCAATCGTAAATTAGAACATAAATGAGAAAGGATTTAGGCTGTGCACGCAATACacctgtgatgtttttatttggaaaagcgTGCCGTTTTTTAAATTGACGTAAGGACGCACCTGCGTGGGTGAACAGCTGCAAGTGATGCTGGCCAGCTAGCCCTGAAGGTGTCAGCTCACcccaaaaaaagagaagttgACACCGAATGCCGCGTTTTCAACAAGACATGGACTGCTAAACATTTACATACAGAAGTCAAAGGTAAAGCCGTGAGCTCAGTTTGCGGTACACGGGTCGCTGTGTTCAATGATTACAGTTTGAATCGCCACTACGTGACCGAGCACGAGGAGAAATACAAAAGTTGTCTGATTTAGAGCGCGCGAGGGAGTCGGATGCTTTGCCAGCTCAGATGCAAAATCAACAGGGACTTTTTACTAAACTTTGCGCATCCAGAGGTGCAGCTGTCAAGACAAGTTATGTCATACCCCACAAAATGGCCAGAAAAAGTGAACCGTTTTTTGAAGAGACTGCAGACATTCAGCCAGATTTCAATGCACTTGTTCAAGCCCAAGACAGACTGGATCTTTCCACTGAACaagtaaaatgaagtgaaaaaaacattaaaagcacatatTGCTTTTTGTATGAAGTCGACCAACTGCTGATCTTTAACACACTgcaatgtcaaaaataaaatgaaacactgatgtaatgattgtttttgtttttactattAATTACTTCTATAGGAGTATTTTCCTATTTGACCTACACCACAATTTCATAcatttatagaaatatttatACAATATCATTTTTCTTCTGATTACCAGTAGCAGCTAATCGAGATATataatttactgctttttacaaTGGGAGAAAATTAATATTGATCAGCATTAAGTTCaacacagctcaggtttctcatgCGGCCCCTTATAAAAATTAATTGCCCACCCCTGCTTTAGTCTCATCTACACAGCTGCTTGCAAAGTTATTCACCGTTAACGGATAGTTAGTTCACAGTGGCTGATTAGTTAgggttaattttttttttttttttttaaacagtctCTAAAACAGCACTCGTTATGAATAGATTCTAAATCAAGCACAAAAGGTTAAAGTCATGAAGATACCTGGTTTAAAGTGGTCTCTATAGACCTCTCCACCGAAGAAACTACAAAACGACATCCTCTTGCTTTCAGGATCCTGATgctactgttgctgctgctgctgctgctgctgctgcttctttggTTGTTTAATGGCTGTTAGCAAAGATCTTTTAGGTACGTCACTGCCACCTACTGGCTGCTggtgatgggaattccggctcttttaagagagtAGGCTAAAGCTGGAACAAACCTGCAGGTCCAGATCAGGTGTCAACAGCTGTGTCCCCCTTATTCTCATTACTTCCACTTGATGGCAGCATATACGTGGCTGTGCAGTGGTGTCAAAGTGGACTGCTAAAATATCTGGtttcaaatatcaaaaataacaatacatgTTATCAGTtcatataatattatataataatattaattagACTGTCAATATCGCATCTGTAAAGTAAAAAGATGACCAGAAAGTGGTTTTATCTCATCAGGAAAAGAGCTCCATATCACATTCTTGTCTGAAGAGGACAGAACTAGTTTTTAGAGCCATGTTGCAAAACCTGAAATGCAGTTCAGTCCTTGACCAACAGTCCTACTTGTCTAATTACAGACTCTGTGCTATTACATTTGATCATACAGTGTATGAAGACCTTAAACTATTCAGTCAGTAGAAAGAGTGACATTAACATTTGAAAACAAGAATACAGACGTCAACTAATCATCAAAGCatcattttatttgtcatttaaaatatattcatttCAGTTCTTTGCATAAGGGTCATTGAGACCCATTTGCATAAAGCATCTGAAGACTGTGAAAACAGAATGTATTGCTACTCATTTTCTGCATCTAGCACACCAAACACTGCAGGTAAAGGCCATATATCATGAGTAATCTTTGGAAAAGGTTAATCCTAAACCTGTTTTACACAACTTGCTCAAGATGCCTCACTGTATAAACGTACAAACATGGAATGGAGGGCATTGCTCCACCTTTAAACAGCCTCGAGTGTGACGTCACACTCCAGGCTGACGCTGTTGTGTTACATGTCACGCCACTTTTGCTCCCGGATGCTGTCTTAAAATCACACAGCGCTGCggcattgtgtctgtgtcatttggttcagtgtaaaaacagcaaagccGTCATAATGACAGGTCTTCTTCATGGCAGGATCCTTGTGTAAAAGAGGCTTTAGACTCGCAGTTTCAGGAGCTTTCTGACAGTCTGGTTTCTTTACATCTTTCTTTTTGGGGACAGCAGAAGAACTACAGGCCAAACTGTGAaggtaaataaacaaatactaTTAGTTCCTCAGTAAGAATGAGGTCATAGAACAATGAGAAGTCGATTCTCCCTCTCAGTCATTATAAATAAATGTCCATTAATGTCAAACCGATGAGATGGTGATTGTGTAATCAGTGATGCCATCTTGCAAACGGTGATGATTCGGAATAAAAGGTGTTAAGACCAGTCCTCTGTTCTTGCTGTCCAGCGAGGCCATCATTCTTCAGAGCCCTGGTGCTCCCAGATTGGGGTTTGTCCCAGAACTCTTCATCCACTGtccacaccttcagcagcacagagaggcatCTACAAGTTCAGCAGCACTTCCCTCTGACGGCTCACCTTACTGTCCATCCACCTTATCTGTGCAGAGGGGAGAGCGATGGCGTGAGGCCgtgtgagagcagagctgtttcACAGGTCGAACATCACAGCCAATGTGGTATTTCAGAGAAATCAGAGGGACTGTGCCGTCTGTGAGGACATTAGCTACAATCATACCTTTAGGGATGAACTTCAGTGAGCTGCTGAATATTCAAAAGCGAGAAAGGCCTTTGGCGGGCCCATCGTTCACAAACTCATGGCCGAGTCCATTTCCACATTTCCCACACCGCACCTGTAACAACACATTATACATGTGAATCAGGATTTTGTGCATTTCCGTAGAGTCAGCAATGAATTACAGCATTAAACAAAGTGGATTGAGGGTTTTAAGTCTTGTAACAAATCCAGTAAACTTACTCTTACACTCTCCTCTGATGGATTCAATAAACAAAGTAAGTCTCTTTTCGACTGATTGTACCTTAAATGTCCCGGGTCTCTCCTCGTGCTTGGACACACTGTCCTTGTGGATGGTCTCTGTGAAGGCCGGCCACGGAGATGAATGCTCGTACTTGAAGcggctggagaacagctggtaCTCACACTGGGAACATGCATAAATGCCTGAGGAGTAAAGGATAAGAGATGATGGCTGATGTGCAGCATGATGAGAGAATTATTTCAATACAGAACATGTGAAGAATGACCCTAAGACAGGTGATGGTGCTATGTTGGCATCCTTTCATTGCTTATGGCTGTGATCATGTTTCTCTGAAAGATCGTTATAACTGTTTTcttaatataatgtaatgtcattttaaaatagTGTTTGTATCTGTTCAAGGGTGTGTTTCTTTAAGTGGAACTTTAACTTCTTACCCGTTAAACAACATCCAGCTGTGTAACAGGATTATTGTGTAACCTGAAGAGCGGTTACAAAACTTAACTAGATTAGTTAGCTGACAAggtttttccagtatttatgcaAACCAATGTGATTTTCAACACGTCCTAAAACTAATTACTGGTAGTTCACAGCTCACAGGGACAGCGGCGGACACTTTAGTCTCATCTACACAGCTGTTCGCAAAGTTATTCAACGTTAGCGTTACAGTGGATAGTTAGCTAACAGTGGCTGATTAGTTACTGTTaaattttgcttttgttaaacAGTCTCTAAACAGCACTCGATATGAATAGATTCTAAATCAAGCACACAAGGTTTAAGTAATAAAGATACCTGGTTTAAAGTGGTCTCTATAGACCTCTCCACCGAAGAAACCACAAAACGACATCCTCTTGCTTCTAGGatcctgctgctccttcttcttctttagttGTTTAATGGCTGTTAGCAAACATCTTTTAGTTACGTCACTGCCACCTACTGGCTGCTTGCAGCAGCTTTACACTGAAAACCATCAACAGCGGCCACCCAAGGAGATACACATTGTGCATTTTATAACCCAGACTTAATTGTATTAGTTATTGCACTTCCTCGGCGCAGCATCCACATTTTTTCCAGATATCTCCAACGTTCAAGAATCTCCTGCCAGCGTCCAACACCGTCCTTAATCCATAATAGATCTTAAACAGCACAGTGAATAACCATGAATTTTAGTAGCTTAGGTTTTTACTGTTATACCTTATATTCACCCTCAGGATGctgttgctttgttgttgtaaaGTACtttatgttttgcttttattatgaaTGATTCAAACCGGAAGTAAAAATGTGGTTGCCAGGGGATCACTAACCGTAGGGAATGTCAGGTTTGAGCAACATTAGCCGAGTTCATCCTCTTGCTAGCCGGCTACTACCGCGGATGTTCTTGTGCCACAGCTCTCTCCTGAGACATGGACACCACGATGTTTCAGCTGAGGTCTTTCGTCCATCAGCGGCTGTactcagcagcagaggagatccTCGGGGAGGTGGAGAAAACCATCACGTTAGCTCTGTACGAAGCCGAAGTTAGTCGATCGAAAGAGGAGGTGGAAAGTCTGCAGGTAGACCTCCTGCGAAAGAAACCAGGTGAgtgagcaacaacaacagaaggacaacacatgcatgtaaatgaaatgtTAGCAAGCATTTATTTGGTTATTTGGAGGTCAAAAGTTatggtgatgtcacagtttgcgTCTTTCGTCGGCTCGTAGCCTCTCATGTGACCTCATTAATGATGTCACAGTTCAGATACTATTATCAACTTCTGTGTCTGgtttgtgacatcactgatgatgtcacaggttGTGTCTTTTGTCGGCTCTTAGTCTGTCGGGACCTCATTAATGATGTCACAGTTCAGATAGTATCATCAGCTCCTGTGCCTGGTTGGGGATGTTGGGAACTCTGTAGGAATCATTGCAGGCTGTTGGAtaacttctgctgctgctctctcttttaCAGCTGAACAACCTTCACTgaccagcagcacagtgaaacgTGAAGACGAATGTGATGTCCCGCTGCACGAGAACCCAAAACCCTCAACACCGGAAGAGTCGAACTTCTGTCTGAGCACCGAGGTCCCTGAACCCTCTCAACCCCGCACAGACATGGACAATAATAACTGGAACTACTGTTTGGTGCATGTGGGAGAAGTTTGCCATCCAGAAAGCATTTCAAACAGAAATCCAACCCCTGTCCTCCAACAGCCAATAGAATCAAACAAGGCTTCAGCCAATGATGTGCCGTTTTCACTTTCACTACAAATCCCGCTGTCGACCAACCCTCCACAGTTTGCGTCATTGGTAAATATTAATGTTCCAGGTTGGGGCGCTGTCTgctaatgttttacctcattgtAAATATATCCTTATTCTGATTTTAAGccacatgtttcaaacacgttgggacaggagcaacaacagactaggaaagatgtggaatgctccaaaaacacctgtttggaacattccacaggtaaacaggttcattgctaacaggtgatagtatcatgattgggtatgaaaggggcatcctggaaagactcagtcgttcacaagcaagtgtagagcgaggttcaccactttgtgaacacatgatttcaCCACCAATTGAAGGGTTATCTCTCTGAGTTATTGAAATGGGTGCCGCCACCCCTTAAAAAGACTGAGcactttttcactgttttctgttgagcTGTGTTTCCGCCTGACATGCTGTCTTTCTTTCAGAAAATGCCAAGAAGAATGAAACGGAAGAGGGCTGCTGGGCTTAATCCTCAAGAGAATTCACGTAAGGCCTGCTTGATAGAACTGTTACATGCTCAGCTCTTATGCTTCGCTAGACAAGCATGCACCTGTCTTTTAGTGGTAGAACTTGTTTCATGTTCgcttttcaaaatgatttcTACATTATGTTATTTTAGAGTGAATTAATGATAAtggcttttcattttcagtggaCCCACTGGAGCAAACTGCCTCCCCATCCACCAGCAACCAGCAGCAGCTACCACCAAACATCTCCACCAACAGCCAGTGTTCCCCTCCTAGACCCACGTTCCCCTCTGCCTCCCAGTTTAGTTCATACAACACCCGCAGCTCAAAAACATCCCACCAGTCCGTTACCTCATTTCCCCCCACCTCTAACACACGCACCACTTTTGCCCAAATTCAGCCACTCACTACAATCGCTACCATCAAGAACACTGACACCACCAGCCCCTCACACACTGCAGTCCTCACCCACTCTGCTCCCCCCACTCACCACACTCCAGCAGCACCTCCGGTTCCCTACACACCAAAGATTTTCAAAGAAATCTGCAGCATACTTCCTCTGTCATCTGGCGGCAAGAAGAAAAGGTATGATCTGTCAAATGGTATTTTGATATTAAAAGGTTAAGTTCGAAACTTCAGAAACCTCTAGCACCATTTCCTATTTACCAGTGATACCTTCTGTGCATAATCCATGCTCAGGGCTGCTGGGCTGAAATTAGCGGACATCATTGTGTTCCAGTGTTCATGTTTCTTATGTGACAAATTGCATTGTCTTTGATGTTTGTCCACACAGATGTAAAATCACAGTGGAGGAACTAGCACGCCGAGTAGGTCCCCCAGAATACATGTCATTTTCATCCCTAGCAGCATATTTACGGACGGATAATAACGCAAGGAGGGAACTGCAAGCCCAGCTGGAGGACGCTGGGATTAAACCCACCGAGGTTACAACTGAGATGTCCCTGTTTTCTCGGCTTTGTGAAGGCAAGCTGTGTCGTTTTTCTTTCCTCGTCATTTTTATAAATCACTTGACACCTTATTGAGATGAtgactctctcttttttttttttttggttcagaAGAGGTAGATGCATTATGCAAGAGCCTTGCTGGCCTGGTGCGAGACCATCTTCCCTTTCAAGGTCTCTATGTGATTCCTGAGGCCGAGGATGAGGTGGTGACTCTGGAGAGGTTGTCTGAGTTCCGGTATGTTTCAAGCTCAGTGTGCATTATGAACACTGGCTGAAAAGTATTCGCCCTTATTGTTTAACCCAAGGTGACGATAAACGATGtcctgctgtcttttctttaGAATGTAACCTCAAAGTCGTGAGTCAGAATTCTTGCATGTGAGATCGTAGATCTAAGTTAGGATGTATAGATATTTGCTTGCTTGTTATTAGTGTTTGTTTAATCAGGGTAGAAATTGTGCAAAgacttttcacacacacaaaatacacaatgtgCACAAATCACAGATTTCTTGCCCCAAGTTTATGTACAGACACAGTGTTTGCTCTGCAATGCTTCTCACAGCCATTTCATAATGTATGAATTCATTGCAGGTCCCACCTGAGGAGAGCCATAGCAGCCATCAAGGAAAGAGTGGAAGCTGTGGACCTGGCCTCTCATGGCTTCATGTCCAGAATGTTGGACATCATATTGTCcatatttgaaaaatgtttggAGAACCAAATGAACAGTATATATTGAAAAAGCATTGGAGGATGTAGTTTTTCCAGCGGCTGGCTACATTAGATCATGAAGTTTTGGTAGTTAAAGGTCACATGGtcttttaggaaaatcctgcatagtatacctttaaTTGACAACTATATTTTTAGGGTTATCCAAGTGCCACTCTTTCACTGCTGTACTAAATATTACAGTTTGGTGATGAGCGACTCACCAAAACCACGTGGGTCTGTTCAAGGATGTACAACTGGGATTTTCactttttgtattattattattttaattattattacaGGATTATTCagtgaattttaaaaaaagaatacatCAAGGATGTAAACACTGGATTCACTTGTGTTGGTTATTATTGTCAGTATTTAAGGTAAACATATGGCTGAGGCTCAcagaagaaaatgtattttcaccAAAATTCACAATAATGTCACAGCGATGGAAATCGTGTTTTTTACTTGAATTTACTTGCTCTTTAGCTGAGAGTATTATAAATGTTTTACTTTAATAACAATCTCTGACAAAAGGCTGGGAAGTGTGCCAAGTGACTGCCAAAGTCATTTTCTATGACTGTGTTGtcacattaaattaaattaaatataaatgtacAGTTTATTTTGACAACCCTATTTACAACCTATTACCATATTTCAAACTACACGTGCTGAAAAAGTTGACATGTAATATATAAACTAATAAAAAGTGTCCACACATCATCTTAACTTTCGACCGCCATATTTCTGCGTGTTTCGCGTCAAAACTTGTCGGAGTCCGGCGCACTTTTTGAgggccttcaaaataaaaccagagaACTTTGAAGTACGTGTTGTGCCCCATAATCATTGATTTTTACAGAGTTCAGTCATAATTAATCGACGAATTCCTTAATTGTAAACGGCTTTTATAAACCGAATAATTACATTATGCTTTACATTATCAACTACTTACATTTAGGTGAATATAATGACAGAATCATAATTAATTCACGAGTCATTTTCATCACACCACCTTTCAATTATGAAACAATGAATTTCCAGATGGACTTgcaaaattatttttaaataagttttttttttccaattttagTTTTTCTTATTCAGTTTACTTTCGTGTCTACTGGTCATACTCATCTCACAATTCCTGCTTACTGGTTAGTTAAAGTTGAAATAACTTACTTTAACTAAATACTTTCCTTTTCATGATCGATTTGATTTAAAGGAGGAATAAAAGCAGGCCAGTAGAGGTGTTTTGGtgtatattttttgtttatattacaCTGATTCACGGTATCATCTGTTCAGCCAGTGATCTGTGTTATCCTCTTGCTCTTTTATATCCAAAAGTCCaacaaaaagaaactgtttttatcATTGTTAATCTTGCACTACAACTGTACAGCACATTGCCAAGCATTATCAATGCATTTCTACACTATTTAGAGTTAGATTTTGGTACTCGTTTCAGTTTCTAAATTCAAATTTAGTTTAATGTAGCCAaggtttttgctgttttatgccTTATGTTCACCTTCAGGGTGatgttgctttgttgttgtgaagTACTTCCTTCATCGCTCTTCGGAATTAACACTTTTATTATGAATGATTAAAACCGGAAGTAATGTTTTATCTATTAGCGTTTCACAAACTGTAGAGTTGACTGCTTTGAGCTACTTTAGCTGACATCTTCTTGCTAGCCGGCTACTACCGCggatgtttttgtgtcacagcTCTCTCCTGAGACATGGACACCACGATGTTTCAGCTGAGGTCTTTCGTCCATCAGCGGCTGTACTCAGCAGCGGAGGAGATCCTCGGGGAGGTGGAGAAAACCATCACGTTAGCTCTGTACGAAGCCGAAGTTAGTCGATCTAAAGAGGAGGTGGAAAGTCTGCGACAGCAGCTAGACCTCCTGCGAAAGAAACCAGGTTTGGGACTCCCGTTAAATCTATTGTTTAGTAGTGTTTTACTCTCCTATACACTGCGCACTGCATTTAGTCGTGTGGTGTTAGCTAAAGAAGTAGCTGTGGATGTTGCGCCCCCCTTGTCCGCGCATGCGCGTACGACCACGAGCCACTCACGAAGTACTGTACCAGCCCTGCTGCTACAGTAGTGGAAGTATTCGAGTACTGTGAATACTGCACTGCACTTCAGAGTAGCAACACTTTTCCAGATATTCTCAGATGGGGAATTCGGACAGAGAGCATACTGTTTGTGCCTTTGAGTCTTACAGGCTGTTGGTAACTTGTGCTGCCATCTTTTTTGTAGCTGGAAAGCCTTCACTGACCAGCAGTGATGCCTCGCCACTGCAGGAGACCACAGCACCCTCAGCACAGGAAGAGCCCAACTTCAGTCTGAGCACTGAGGTCCCAGGACCCTCTCAAACCAGCACAGATATGAACAATGATACCTGGAATTACTGCTTGGTTGAGACGGACTTCAAGGTGTCCAAGATaaaagaagagcaggaggaagtgGGGGATGACAGTCAAACACAAGAGATTGAAGTTCTTTCTCCTGAAATAGTGAAAAGCGAGCAAGATCAGCCGTCAGTGTCTTCAGactgctctgcagcacagagagaggacagtgaaGACGATGAGGAGGTGGTGAATAGCAAAGGAGACCAGATGAAAACGATGGAACAGAAAGGAAAGTTGTCCCAAGGACAAAGTGGCAGCGTTGATAAGAAGGGCCAGGCAGTGTTGCAGTGTGACAAATCTAAAAACGAAAAGGGACGCAGCTTTTGCCATTTATGTGGCAAGGGCTTCCAGTACATCGGCTCTTTGATgaagcacataaaaacacacgaGAACAGAAGCGATTGCACTGTGTGTGGGACGACGCACCAGTCTACAAAAGAGCTGATAACTCATTTAAAAGGTTGTcacaacaaaacagatttttgtgacatttgtgg of the Chaetodon auriga isolate fChaAug3 chromosome 16, fChaAug3.hap1, whole genome shotgun sequence genome contains:
- the LOC143334176 gene encoding uncharacterized protein LOC143334176, yielding MDTTMFQLRSFVHQRLYSAAEEILGEVEKTITLALYEAEVSRSKEEVESLRQQLDLLRKKPAGKPSLTSSDASPLQETTAPSAQEEPNFSLSTEVPGPSQTSTDMNNDTWNYCLVETDFKVSKIKEEQEEVGDDSQTQEIEVLSPEIVKSEQDQPSVSSDCSAAQREDSEDDEEVVNSKGDQMKTMEQKGKLSQGQSGSVDKKGQAVLQCDKSKNEKGRSFCHLCGKGFQYIGSLMKHIKTHENRSDCTVCGTTHQSTKELITHLKGCHNKTDFCDICGKTFANNRCLRLHERIHTGVKEFMCQECGKTFYRREHLIVHVRTHSGEKPYHCDVCGKAFSQSQNLTIHKRSHSGERPYHCGLCGKLFNTSSHLKTHMRYHSGEKPYPCDICGKRFRQSGQMTRHRTTHTGERPYACHVCGMRYRFAPNLKVHLQTHEKAATE
- the LOC143334614 gene encoding methionine-R-sulfoxide reductase B1-A-like, producing MSFCGFFGGEVYRDHFKPGIYACSQCEYQLFSSRFKYEHSSPWPAFTETIHKDSVSKHEERPGTFKVRCGKCGNGLGHEFVNDGPAKGLSRFUIFSSSLKFIPKDKVDGQ
- the LOC143334613 gene encoding uncharacterized protein LOC143334613 — encoded protein: MDTTMFQLRSFVHQRLYSAAEEILGEVEKTITLALYEAEVSRSKEEVESLQVDLLRKKPAEQPSLTSSTVKREDECDVPLHENPKPSTPEESNFCLSTEVPEPSQPRTDMDNNNWNYCLVHVGEVCHPESISNRNPTPVLQQPIESNKASANDVPFSLSLQIPLSTNPPQFASLKMPRRMKRKRAAGLNPQENSLDPLEQTASPSTSNQQQLPPNISTNSQCSPPRPTFPSASQFSSYNTRSSKTSHQSVTSFPPTSNTRTTFAQIQPLTTIATIKNTDTTSPSHTAVLTHSAPPTHHTPAAPPVPYTPKIFKEICSILPLSSGGKKKRCKITVEELARRVGPPEYMSFSSLAAYLRTDNNARRELQAQLEDAGIKPTEVTTEMSLFSRLCEEEVDALCKSLAGLVRDHLPFQGLYVIPEAEDEVVTLERLSEFRSHLRRAIAAIKERVEAVDLASHGFMSRMLDIILSIFEKCLENQMNSIY